From a single Aspergillus puulaauensis MK2 DNA, chromosome 2, nearly complete sequence genomic region:
- a CDS encoding nitroreductase family protein (COG:S;~EggNog:ENOG410PJVI;~InterPro:IPR033877,IPR029479,IPR000415;~PFAM:PF00881;~go_function: GO:0016491 - oxidoreductase activity [Evidence IEA];~go_function: GO:0016657 - oxidoreductase activity, acting on NAD(P)H, nitrogenous group as acceptor [Evidence IEA];~go_process: GO:0034599 - cellular response to oxidative stress [Evidence IEA]), whose amino-acid sequence MAVPRLNIRGFALRPSIYLPSIRANVAGRTAGLRPLSFSARKQDVNNTKTDTFVELAKARRTIYQLGSKSPVSDSKIEELVNSAILNVPSSFNTQSTRLVVLLHDEHKRLWDIGINVFQDMVKTGAIPKEVWEKQTLPKLQGFQAAVGTILFYEDPAHIKPFSEKFALYKDKFEPWADHSNAMHQYFLWTGLESLGFGANLQHYNPLIDAPVAKQWDIPTDWRLIAQLVFGSPEATPGEKSQKPIEERVKIYGKQ is encoded by the exons ATGGCAGTTCCGCGCCTCAATATCCGGGGTTTCGCTCTACGGCCTTCAATATATCTACCTAGTATTCGCGCCAACGTTGCGGGCAGAACTGCAGGTCTCCGgcctctttccttctccgcacGGAAACAGGATGTaaacaacaccaaaaccGATACCTTCGTTGAACTGGCCAAAGCTCGACGCACCATTTACCAGCTCGGAAGCAAGAGTCCCGTTTCGGACTCCAAGATTGAGGAACTTGTCAACTCCGCTATTTTGAATGTCCCTAGCTCCTTCAACACCCAGTCGACACGGCTAGTCGTCCTCTTGCACGACGAGCACAAGCGCCTGTGGGATATTGGCATCAATGTCTTTCAGGACATGGTGAAAACAGGTGCCATACCAAAAGAAGTGTGGGAAAAGCAGACGTTGCCCAAACTACAGGGATTCCAAGCCGCTGTTGGAACG ATTTTATTCTATGAAGACCCAGCGCACATCAAGCCGTTCTCGGAGAAGTTTGCTCTCTATAAGGACAAATTTGAACCTTGGGCAGACCACTCTAATGCTATGCATCAATACTTCC TCTGGACCGGACTCGAATCTCTGGGATTTGGCGCAAACCTGCAGCACTATAACCCTCTAATTGATGCCCCAGTCGCTAAGCAGTGGGACATCCCAACTGACTGGAGACTTATTGCGCAGTTGGTATTTGGTAGCCCTGAGGCTACTCCCGGCGAGAAGAGCCAGAAGCCAATTGAGGAGCGGGTTAAGATCTATGGGAAGCAGTAA
- the IPK1 gene encoding inositol-pentakisphosphate 2-kinase (COG:S;~EggNog:ENOG410PS6V;~InterPro:IPR009286;~PFAM:PF06090;~go_function: GO:0005524 - ATP binding [Evidence IEA];~go_function: GO:0035299 - inositol pentakisphosphate 2-kinase activity [Evidence IEA]): MTQIKSLELPSGVQLSYLAEGGANIIYRIVAPVGSPKVSKARSPLRGSSETQTIMTVPAEYKGKLLRLRKDTPAGVSYQEIARNFDKNIRPLFKPEELVDQELVYLPERLTQHCNEQLRADELTGKRPKQRRGLYLSVTEPFGLLVTDMTSLGNPGTELAELKPKWLFLSPSAPTGVRRCRTCALRDMKHHDARRVGAAEATSFCPLDLVSDKFENVLRATKFVKGYKDHARLARVLYRNPTLLKLLAHQRSLKDVGLYGPSPHTRDKSLAMTIRDCTMYIKMPRNEKGRVEIRLGDLDLKTASGGKAQYWLDLEHRLINEGWYMGTKCNAHPCECALQSPRAQPPQSM; the protein is encoded by the exons ATGACGCAAATCAAGTCGTTAGAGCTCCCCTCTGGGGTTCAGCTTTCATACCTCGCCGAAGGTGGCGCGAATATTATCTATCGGATTGTGGCACCGGTTGGCTCGCCGAAAGTCTCGAAAGCTCGTTCTCCTTTACGGGGTTCAAGCGAAACCCAGACTATTATGACTGTGCCTGCGGAGTACAAAGGGAAGTTACTGCGACTTCGCAAGGACACACCGGCCGGTGTATCGTACCAGGAAATCGCCCGGAACTTTGACAAGAACATCCGTCCACTGTTTAAACCGGAAGAATTGGTGGACCAGGAACTAGTATACTTACCCGAACGACTCACCCAGCACTGCAATGAGCAATTGCGCGCCGACGAGCTCACTGGAAAGCGACCGAAACAAAGACGAGGACTTTATCTCTCCGTGACCGAGCCATTTGGGCTGCTAGTCACAGATATGACCTCCCTTGGCAACCCTGGGACAGAGCTAGCCGAACTGAAGCCGAAGTGGCTTTTTCTGTCCCCGTCTGCGCCAACGGGTGTTCGAAGATGTCGCACTTGCGCTCTGCGGGACATGAAACACCACGACGCCCGACGAGTGGGGGCGGCAGAAGCAACATCCTTCTGCCCTCTAGACTTGGTATCCGACAAGTTCGAAAACGTTTTGCGTGCGACCAAATTTGTTAAGGGGTACAAAGATCATGCCCGGCTAGCGAGAGTCCTATATCGGAACCCTACGCTGCTGAAGCTTTTAGCACACCAACGGAGCCTGAAAGATGTTGGACTCTACGGGCCATCGCCGCACACCCGAGATAAGTCTTTGGCAATGACAATCCGCGATTGCACAATGTATATCAAG ATGCCCCGAAATGAGAAAGGTCGCGTCGAAATTCGACTCGGCGATCTAGATTTAAAAACTGCAAGCGGAGGCAAAGCCCAGTACTGGTTGGATCTAGAGCATCGATTGATCAACGAAGGCTGGTATATGGGCACTAAATGCAATGCTCACCCTTGCGAGTGTGCTCTACAAAGCCCGCGAGCGCAGCCTCCTCAATCCATGTGA
- a CDS encoding chitin deacetylase (CAZy:CE4;~COG:G;~EggNog:ENOG410PP58;~InterPro:IPR002509,IPR011330;~PFAM:PF01522;~SECRETED:SignalP(1-26);~go_function: GO:0003824 - catalytic activity [Evidence IEA];~go_function: GO:0016810 - hydrolase activity, acting on carbon-nitrogen (but not peptide) bonds [Evidence IEA];~go_process: GO:0005975 - carbohydrate metabolic process [Evidence IEA]) — translation MVLPHLPSAAATFFFLAATLIPSAQALFSDANITERAVHLPYGTYINHCYIPGKVALTFDDGPYIYTEELLGILHQYGAKATFFFNGYNLENNEWLLQRIINEGHQLASHTWSHAELPILGYDQIVEQMTALESAFVDAVGVIPTYMRPPYLAVNDYVLSVMGDLGYHVIGASIDTKDYENDHPDLIGRSVAKFNRELDQGGTIILSHDIHEQTVRTLTHVMLDEIYERGMMPTTVGECLGEDIWYR, via the exons ATGGTGCTTCCTCATCTGCCAAGCGCAGCAGctactttcttcttcctcgctgcaACTCTCATCCCTAGCGCCCAAGCCTTGTTCTCGGATGCCAACATCACAGAGCGAGCTGTGCATCTTCCATACGGCACCTATATCAACCACTGCTACATCCCCGGAAAGGTGGCCCTTACCTTCGATGATGGGCCATATATTTATACTGAAGAACTTCTTGGAATCCTTCATCAATATGGCGCAAAGGCGACCTTTTTCTTTAACGGCTACAACCTGGAAAACAACGAATGGCTCCTCCAACGCATAATAAACGAAGGGCATCAACTAGCATCGCATAC ATGGAGCCATGCCGAGCTTCCTATTCTCGGCTATGATCAAATCGTCGAGCAAATGACGGCTCTCGAATCTGCCTTTGTGGATGCTGTCGGTGTGATCCCCACCTATATGCGGCCGCCATATCTCGCCGTCAACGATTATGTCCTTAGTGTTATGGGCGATCTTGGATACCATGTAATTGGGGCTAGTATCGACACAAAGGACTACGAGAATGACCATCCAGACCTAATTGGCCGCAGTGTGGCTAAATTTAATCGCGAGTTGGACCAGGGAGGAACGATCATCCTGTCCCACGACATCCATGAACAAACAGTCCGCACTTTGACGCATGTAATGCTGGACGAAATTTACGAACGAGGGATGATGC CGACAACTGTTGGAGAGTGTCTGGGCGAGGATATATGGTATCGTTAG
- a CDS encoding thiamine-binding protein (COG:S;~EggNog:ENOG410PQQV;~InterPro:IPR002767,IPR029756;~PFAM:PF01910), translating to MASIPTPSHCLADFCLIPIGTSSPSVSAQVADVQRLVEKSGLKYVMHSAGTTLEGPWDKVHQVIGQAHTILHEQGIVRIQTDVRVGTRSVALGST from the exons ATGGCCTCCATCCCAACTCCCTCTCACTGCCTTGCAGACTTCTGTCTGATCCCC ATTGGCACATCGTCCCCCTCCGTTTCCGCTCAGGTCGCAGATGTCCAGCGTCTCGTCGAGAAATCCGGTCTGAAATACGTCATGCACTCGGCCGGAACTACGCTCG AAGGACCCTGGGACAAAGTGCACCAGGTCATTGGCCAGGCGCACACGATATTGCATGAACAAGGCATCGTGAGGATTCAGACTGATGTCCGCGTCGGTACAAGGTCCGTTGCCCTGGGATCCACTTAA